A region of Argentina anserina chromosome 5, drPotAnse1.1, whole genome shotgun sequence DNA encodes the following proteins:
- the LOC126796089 gene encoding uncharacterized protein LOC126796089 — MDFTFHTSTRTFFRFTTNHIPFLLPLLLFSFFSNPNPADASIHIYHRDLFREVGNSFLLSGGSEGIAASPSSRSYIRFENITFWRTEAAADRKHSNGLVQVVIFEAADRNNIGGSAYGGQRSICCTADLAKMEGCKQGEVIRRPSAADANWPIVLNVKFRKKSMSTAMDYQEISITKTGMYNLFFVACDPKLKELVMSGKTVWKGPDGYLPGRMAPLMKFYVFMALAYVVIGVIWLVQYVRFREDILQLQHCITAVIVLGLFEMVLWYSDYVNFNNTGMRPVFLTTLVVTVGAVRKTVSRLLILTVSMGYGVVRPTLGGLTSKVLLLGATFFLATELLNITEYVGTINDVSGRARLFLVLPDAFLDAFLILWIFTSLAKTLEHLQTKRSSVKLDMYRKFSNALAVTVIASVAWIAYEVYFKATDPFNEKWHSAWIITAFWDILSFALLCVICYLWTPSQNSQRYAYSEKVGEESDDEECQSLTGGKPEGDIGLVNQEAKSVESTGDSDEEDIEDKKE; from the exons ATGGATTTCACATTCCACACAAGCACCAGAACCTTCTTCAGATTCACCACCAACCACATCCCCTTcctcctccccctcctcctcttctcatTCTTCTCCAATCCCAATCCCGCCGACGCCTCCATCCATATCTACCACCGCGACCTCTTCCGCGAAGTCGGCAACTCTTTCCTCCTCTCCGGCGGCAGCGAAGGCATCGCCGCCTCTCCCTCCTCCCGCTCTTACATCCG ATTTGAGAATATCACGTTCTGGAGGACGGAAGCGGCGGCGGACAGGAAGCACAGCAATGGGCTGGTCCAGGTCGTCATTTTCGAAGCGGCCGATCGGAATAATATCGGCGGCTCTGCTTATGGAGGGCAGAGATCTATATGCTGCACCGCTGATCTTGCGAAGATGGAAGGTTGTAAGCAAGGTGAAGTGATTAGGAGACCTTCTGCGGCAGATGCTAATTGGCCCATTGTGTTGAATGTGAAGTTTAGGAAGAAGAGTATGTCTACTGCTATGGATTATCAGGAGATTTCCATCACCAAGACTGGGATGTATAACTTGTTTTTCGTAGCGTGTGATCCGAAGCTGAAGGAGTTGGTGATGAGTGGGAAGACGGTGTGGAAAGGCCCTGATGGTTATCTGCCTGGTCGAATGGCTCCATTGATGAAGTTTTACGTGTTCATGGCGCTTGCTTATGTGGTCATTGGTGTCATTTGGCTTGTTCAGTATGTGAGGTTTAGGGAGGATATTCTGCAACTTCAGCATTGCATTACGGCTGTAATTGTGCTTGGATTGTTTGAGATGGTGCTTTGGTATTCCGACTATGTCAATTTTAACAACACAGGGATGAGGCCTGTTTTCCTTACGACATTGGTTGTGACTGTTGGAGCTGTGAGAAAAACAGTTTCCCGCCTACTTATCCTCACTGTTTCTATGGGCTATGGTGTAGTGCGGCCTACTCTTGGGGGTCTTACCTCCAAGGTTCTTCTGCTTGGGGCAACTTTTTTTCTGGCCACAGAGTTGCTTAATATTACCGAGTATGTTGGGACGATTAATGATGTATCAGGACGAGCGAGATTGTTTCTAGTTCTTCCTGATGCTTTCTTGGACGCATTTTTAATCTTGTGGATTTTCACCTCTCTAGCAAAAACACTGGAACATCTACAG ACAAAGAGAAGCTCTGTCAAGTTGGATATGTACAGGAAATTCTCAAATGCATTGGCAGTGACAGTCATTGCCTCAGTTGCGTGGATAGCTTATGAG GTGTACTTCAAAGCCACAGATCCCTTCAATGAGAAGTGGCATAGTGCTTGGATCATCACTGCTTTCTGGGATATTCTTTCATTTGCATTGCTCTGTGTGATCTGCTACTTGTGGACACCATCTCAGAACTCTCAACG GTATGCATACTCAGAGAAGGTAGGTGAAGAATCTGATGATGAAGAATGTCAGTCTCTAACGGGGGGCAAGCCGGAGGGTGATATCGGCTTAGTCAATCAAGAAGCGAAGAGTGTTGAAAGCACTGGAGATTCTGATGAAGAGGACATAGAAGATAAGAAAGAATGA